A DNA window from Solanum lycopersicum chromosome 3, SLM_r2.1 contains the following coding sequences:
- the LOC101250084 gene encoding cyclic nucleotide-gated ion channel 1 isoform X1, with amino-acid sequence MNHRQEKFVRFQDWNSEKSSEGNFPYKDGAHRGRFGVFSNELHKSLESGSGRIKSIIHALSSCLSCLLVKSLGSEKKMLDPQGPFLQKWNKIFVLSCVIAISLDPLFFYIPVIDNNNKCLHLDRKMEVTASVLRSITDIFYLFHIVLQFRTGFIAPSSRVFGRGVLVEDAWEIAKRYLSSYFLIDILAVLPLPQVAILIVIPKLRGAKSLNTKTLLKFVVFFQYIPRLLRVYPLYKEVTRTSGILTETAWAGAAFNLLLYMLASHVLGAFWYLFSIERESTCWQRACGNTSACHHSSLYCDDDHTNFIKLLNDSCPIETPNTTLFDFGIFHDALNSGVVESMDFPQKFFYCFWWGLQNLSSLGQNLETSTYVWEICFAVFISIAGLVLFSFLIGNMQTYLQSTTLRLEEMRVKRRDAEQWMSHRLLPEHLRERIRRYEQYKWQETRGVDEETLILNLPKDLRRDIKRHLCLALLMRVPMFEKMDEQLLDALCDRLRPVLYTENSFIVREGDPVDEMLFIMRGKLLTVTTNGGRTGFFNSDYLKAGDFCGEELLTWALDPHPSNNLPISTRTVQALSEVEAFALVADDLKFVASQFRRLHSKQLRHTFRFYSQQWRTWAACFIQAAWRRHCRKKLEESLCEEENRLQDALARGGGSSPSLGATIYASRFAANALRALRHNTAKKARMTDRISPILLQKPAEPDFTAEDK; translated from the exons ATGAATCACCGGCAAGAGAAATTTGTGAG GTTTCAGGATTGGAACTCAGAGAAAAGCTCAGAGGGGAATTTTCCATATAAAGATGGAGCACACAGGGGCAGATTTGGAGTGTTCTCCAATGAATTACACAAATCCCTGGAAAGTGGTTCTGGAAGGATTAAAAGCATAATACATGCCTTAAGTTCTTGTTTAAGTTGCCTTTTGGTCAAAAGTTTGGGATCAGAAAAAAAGATGCTTGATCCTCAAGGACCTTTTCTTCAGAAGTGgaacaaaatatttgtattatccTGTGTAATTGCCATCTCCTTGGATCCTTTGTTCTTTTACATTCCAGTGATTGATAATAACAACAAATGCCTACATTTGGATAGAAAAATGGAGGTCACAGCTAGTGTTTTGCGTTCCATCACTGATATCTTTTACCTTTTCCATATTGTGCTTCAATTTCGTACTGGTTTCATTGCCCCTTCATCACGTGTATTTGGAAGAGGCGTTTTGGTTGAAGATGCGTGGGAAATAGCAAAGAGATACTTGTCCTCTTACTTCTTAATAGATATTCTTGCAGTTCTTCCTCTACCACAG GTTGCAATTTTAATTGTCATTCCTAAATTGCGGGGCGCTAAATCTTTGAATACAAAGACTTTGCTGAAATTTGTCGTCTTCTTCCAATATATTCCGAGGCTCCTTCGAGTATACCCTTTATATAAGGAAGTCACTAGAACTTCTGGCATACTCACTGAAACAGCATGGGCTGGAGCTGCGTTTAATCTCCTTCTTTATATGCTTGCCAGTCAT GTACTTGGAGCCTTTTGGTACCTGTTTTCTATTGAACGTGAATCTACTTGTTGGCAACGAGCATGTGGAAATACATCTGCTTGTCATCATTCTTCATTGTACTGTGATGATGATCatacaaatttcataaaattgcTGAATGACTCATGTCCTATAGAGACACCAAATACAACGCTCTTTGATTTTGGAATATTCCATGATGCCCTAAATTCTGGTGTTGTGGAGTCAATGGATTTTCCACAGAAGTTCTTTTATTGTTTCTGGTGGGGTTTGCAGAACTTGAG TTCCCTTGGTCAAAACCTCGAAACAAGTACCTATGTCTGGGAAATTTGCTTTGCAGTTTTCATTTCCATCGCTGGCTTGGTGCTATTTTCATTTCTCATTGGAAACATGCAG ACGTATCTGCAGTCTACAACACTCAGACTAGAAGAGATGAGGGTGAAAAGACGAGATGCAGAGCAGTGGATGTCTCACCGCTTACTCCCTGAGCACCTCCGGGAGAGGATCAGGCGCTATGAGCAATACAAGTGGCAGGAAACTAGGGGTGTTGATGAAGAGACTCTGATCCTCAACCTGCCTAAAGATCTTAGAAGAGATATTAAGCGTCATCTTTGTTTGGCTTTGCTAATGAGG GTTCCAATGTTTGAAAAAATGGATGAGCAACTCCTGGATGCACTATGTGACCGTCTCAGGCCTGTCCTCTACACAGAGAACAGCTTCATTGTGCGTGAAGGTGATCCGGTTGATGAGATGCTTTTTATAATGCGGGGCAAACTATTGACCGTAACGACTAATGGAGGGAGGACAGGGTTTTTTAACTCTGATTATCTAAAAGCTGGTGATTTTTGTGGAGAAGAGCTTCTTACTTGGGCTCTTGATCCTCATCCATCAAATAACCTCCCAATCTCAACCCGAACTGTCCAAGCACTCTCAGAAGTTGAAGCATTTGCTCTAGTGGCGGATGATTTGAAATTTGTAGCCTCTCAGTTCCGGAGACTTCATAGCAAGCAACTCCGCCATACTTTTAGGTTTTACTCGCAGCAATGGAGAACCTGGGCGGCTTGCTTCATACAAGCAGCATGGCGCCGTCATTGTAGGAAGAAGCTAGAGGAATCCCTTTGCGAAGAAGAAAACAGATTACAAGATGCATTAGCAAGGGGAGGTGGTAGCTCGCCAAGTTTGGGTGCTACTATCTATGCATCACGATTTGCTGCTAATGCACTTCGTGCTTTGCGGCACAATACTGCCAAGAAAGCAAGGATGACAGATAGGATATCACCCATTTTGCTTCAGAAACCAGCTGAACCAGATTTTACTGCTGAAGATAAGTAA